One genomic window of Cricetulus griseus strain 17A/GY chromosome 3, alternate assembly CriGri-PICRH-1.0, whole genome shotgun sequence includes the following:
- the LOC100763177 gene encoding olfactory receptor 51G2, with product MFCNTSTPGHSTFLLTGFPGLEASHHWVSIPINLICVVSILGNSIILFLIRTDPALHEPMYIFLSMLAASDLGLCASTFPTMVRLFWLGIRELPFDLCAAQMFFIHAFTYVESGVLLAMAFDRFIAIRDPLHYATILPHSAVAKVGAAVLIRAILLNLPGPILLRRLLFPQVSVLSHCYCLHCDLVGLACSDTRINSLVGLVSILLSLGLDSSLIMLSYVLILRTVLSIASPGERLKALNTCVSHLCIVLIFYLPKLGLSVLHRVEKHSYPALAVLMANLHFLVPPFMNPVVYCIKSKQIRQGFLKRFQQKRVDVS from the coding sequence ATGTTCTGCAACACCAGCACTCCTGGTCACTCCACCTTCCTCCTCACTGGCTTTCCAGGCCTGGAAGCCTCCCACCATTGGGTATCCATTCCTATCAACCTCATCTGTGTGGTTTCCATTCTGGGCAACAGCATCATCCTGTTCCTAATCCGCACAGACCCAGCCTTACACGAACCCATGTACATCTTCTTGTCCATGCTAGCAGCCTCTGATCTGGGCCTCTGCGCCTCCACCTTCCCCACTATGGTACGGCTCTTCTGGCTCGGTATTCGGGAGCTGCCCTTCGATCTCTGTGCAGCACAGATGTTTTTCATCCATGCCTTCACCTATGTGGAATCTGGTGTGCTACTGGCCATGGCCTTTGATCGCTTCATTGCCATCAGGGATCCTCTACACTATGCCACAATCCTTCCCCACTCAGCAGTGGCCAAAGTCGGGGCTGCCGTTTTGATAAGGGCCATCTTGCTCAACCTCCCCGGACCCATCCTTCTACGACGCCTGCTCTTTCCTCAGGTCAGTGTCCTCTCCCACTGCTACTGCCTGCACTGTGACCTAGTGGGACTGGCTTGCTCAGACACGCGGATTAACAGCTTGGTTGGCTTGGTCTCCATCCTTCTCTCACTGGGCCTCGACTCCTCCCTCATCATGCTGTCCTATGTTCTGATTCTGCGGACTGTGTTGAGCATTGCATCGCCCGGGGAACGGCTCAAGGCGCTCAACACATGTGTCTCACACCTCTGCATTGTTCTCATCTTTTATTTGCCCAAGTTGGGGCTGTCTGTGCTGCATCGAGTGGAGAAACACAGCTACCCAGCTCTGGCAGTGCTCATGGCTAACCTGCACTTCCTGGTGCCGCCCTTCATGAACCCTGTGGTCTATTGCATCAAGTCGAAGCAGATCCGTCAGGGCTTCTTAAAACGCTTCCAGCAGAAGAGGGTTGATGTTTCCTAG